In Metarhizium brunneum chromosome 3, complete sequence, a genomic segment contains:
- the GUA1 gene encoding GMP synthase has protein sequence MASTLEAEAPHNSFDTILVLDFGSQTSHLILRRIRALGVFAELLPCTTKVAELPWKPKGIIFSGGPSSVYDEGSPHVDPAVFELDVPILGICYGCQEIAWRIDSSNVVRGEAREYGHADVTITKVNSHADRLFAGLGDGISVFMSHFDKLINLPKDFVVIAATKNSEFAGIAHEEKPIFGVQFHPELEHTPRGTDLLFNFSVNICGAQPNWKMGNFVEIEIARIRDLVGPKALVIGGVSGGVDSTVGATLMREAIGDRFIAIGINNGCMRLNEFEEVKKNLRDHLGINLTVVDAGELFLSRLAGVTDPEKKRKIIGSTFIDVFEKEAIRIEKEAENTPNSGKVEWFLQGTLYPDVIESLSWRGPSATIKTHHNTGGLPERMMNGQGLRLIEPLRLLFKDEVRAIGRQLGIHESLVNRHPFPGPGIAIRILGDVTKERVEIARKADNIFINMIKEAGLYDQMSQAFAGLDTSRSVGVFGDMRVWGYIVILRAVRTKDFMSAEVFNFDNSFLQEVSRAICNQVDGVSRVVYDLTSKPPGTIELE, from the exons ATGGCTTCTACCCTTGAGGCCGAGGCGCCTCATAATAGCTTCGAC ACCATACTTGTACTCGACTTTGGCTCACAAACTAGCCATCTTATTCTGCGACGAATTCGGGCTCTCGGCGTCTTCGCTGAGCTACTTCCGTGTACCACCAAGGTCGCTGAGCTGCCATGGAAGCCTAAAGGAATTATCTTCTCTGGAG GTCCTTCCTCTGTGTATGACGAGGGCTCACCCC ATGTTGATCCTGCTGTTTTTGAACTCGATGTACCCATTCT TGGTATTTG CTATGGTTGCCAGGAGATCGCTTGGCGAATCGACTCAAGTAATGTTGTTCGCGGAGAGGCACGAG AGTATGGCCACGCGGAcgtcaccatcaccaaaGTTAACAGTCATGCCGACCGGCTTTTCGCTGGGTTGGGAGACGGAATTTCTGTCTTCATGTCCCACTTTGACAAGCTAATTAACTTACCCAAG GACTTTGTGGTCATTGCTGCTACCAAGAACTCAGAGTTCGCCGGCATCGCCCACGAGGAGAAGCCTATCTTTG GTGTCCAGTTTCATCCTGAGCTCGAACAC ACCCCCCGCGGAACCGATCTCCTGTTCAACTTCAGCGTCAACATCTGCGGAGCTCAACCAAATTGGAAAATGGGCAACTTTGTTGAGATCGAGATCGCTCGCATCCGGGATCTTGTCGGTCCCAAAGCTCTCGTCATTGGTGGCGTAAGTGGCGGTGTCGACAGCACTGTTGGAGCGACTTTGATGCGTGAAGCCATTGGGGACCGCTTCATCGCGATAGGTATCAACAACGGCTGTATGCGTCTCAACGAGTTCGAGGAGGTCAAGAAGAATCTCAGGGACCACCTCGGTATCAATCTCACCGttgtcgatgccggcgaGCTGTTCTTGAGTCGTCTTGCGGGTGTTACCGATCCCGAAAAGAAGCGAAAGATAATTGGGTCGACAT TCATCGATGTGTTCGAGAAAGAGGCTATAAGG AtcgaaaaagaagcagaaaacACACCAAATTCCGGGAAGGTCGAGTGGTTCTTGCAAGGGACACTATACCCTGATGT TATCGAGTCGCTCTCGTGGAGAGGACCCTCAGCGACAATCAAGA CTCACCATAATACTGGCGGTTTGCCAGAG CGAATGATGAATGGC CAAGGCTTACGT CTTATCGAGCCGCTCAGACTTTTATTT AAAGATGAAGTGAGG GCAATTGGTCGGCAACTCGGCATACACGAGTCGCTGGTAAACAGGCACCCATTCCCCGG ACCGGGAATTGCCATCAGGATTCTTGGCGACGTCACCAAGGAGCGAGTTGAGATCGCCCGCAAGGCTGACAATATCTTCATCAACATGATCAAGGAGGCTGGCCTTTACGACCAG ATGTCCCAAGCCTTTGCTGGTCTTGATACTAGCCGTAGTGTTGGTGTTTTTGGTGATATGCGCGTTTGGGGTTACATTGTAATCCTCCGCGCTGTTCGTACCAAAGACTTCATGAGCGCTGAGGTGTTCAACTTTGACAACTCCTTCCTCCAG GAGGTCTCGCGTGCCATTTGCAATCAGGTAGATGGTGTGTCCCGTGTTGTCTATGATTT AACTTCAAAGCCTCCTGGCACCATTGAGCTGGAATAG
- the gch-1_0 gene encoding GTP cyclohydrolase 1: MASMSDSSNISIDSACRSTDIERDEILPTADASIVHAPLTDRPVNASEKCRNGFGKVARGRVDETPEQVEARLETMRSAVRTLLECLGEDPNREGLLATPSRYANALLFLTKGYRINVDDVVNNALFDEEHHEMVIVKGIKFSSLCEHHVLPFTGKIHIGYIPSGKVIGLSKLPRIAEMFSRRLQIQERLTKQVADAIMEIIGPRGVAVVIESSHMCMEMRGVEKTGTATITSCVLGCFKEEKKTRDEFMSLIGVNKTGV; this comes from the exons ATGGCCAGTATGTCCGACTCCTCAAACATCAGCATCGATTCTGCTTGCAGGAGCACGGATATTGAGCGTGATGAGATTTTGCCCACTGCTGATGCCTCCATTGTTCACGCGCCCCTTACCGACCGCCCTGTCAACGCTTCCGAGAAGTGCCGTAATGGTTTCGGAAAAGTCGCCCGCGGCCGCGTTGATGAAACGCCCGAGCAAGTTGAAGCCCGGCTGGAGACGATGCGTAGCGCCGTGAGGACGCTGCTCGAATGCTTGGGCGAGGACCCCAACCGTGAGGGCCTGTTGGCCACGCCGTCACGGTATGCGAATGCGCTGTTATTCTTAACCAAGGGCTACCGGATCAACGTGGATGATGTTGTCAATAATGCACTCTTTGACGAGGAGCATCATGAGATGGTCATTGTCAAGGGCATTAAGTTCTCCAGCTTATGCGAGCACCATGTTCTGCCCTTTACGGGAAAG ATTCACATCGGTTATATCCCCTCTGGGAAAGTCATTGGGCTCTCTAAGCTCCCCCGCATAGCCGAGATGTTCTCGCGACGGCTGCAGATTCAGGAACGCCTCACTAAACAGGTCGCTGATGCTATCATGGAAATCATCGGCCCTCGGGGCGTCGCGGTTGTCATAGAGTCGTCCCACATGTGCATGGAGATGCGTGGCGTTGAAAAGACAGGCACCGCTACTATCACGAGCTGCGTCCTCGGCTGCTTtaaggaggagaagaagacgcGTGACGAGTTCATGAGCCTTATTGGCGTAAATAAAACAGGAGTATAG
- the apt gene encoding Adenine phosphoribosyltransferase, whose protein sequence is MALTTLESLKQSLRHKATTTSSSAKRPLSDSQYSAGFEILLGSSGWLTYQDFIIPQLSALLDPLVNSGVRISVLEVGPGPKSVLGYLPSYMRRSIGRYSAFEPNELFVLRLKEWLYSTSGTGIPLPCLESPPDIHRIPFVVDSSASFDGMGDGADKFNVILFCHSMYGMKPKSSFIKRALELLVERPGSGFVVVFHREETLHLDGLTCHQTTSFPTGVTRVADDDMVLDRFAPFIAGFAMQDEHADKSTRAEWRKVCRTLGHREQGRQDQLLFSSPEIMAAFTRHATALTELTSQVPLGSGDGAKNRQARLRRPASIVRPTDIRHVQQCVCWALDHGVGLTVISGGHSGHCLWPNVVSIDMGAFDQVHIVQARGEGGSGPNIDSGFLVVAQAGCKTGDIVRKAMAAGLTVPMGARPSLGAGLWLQGGIGHLARLHGLACDAIVGAVMVSVANGRVLCIGRVPSQHRPIDAVCPDNEDDLLWAMKGAGTNFGVVISVTFKACLAPVYSIRNWVIPLSDRREAQLKLGDFDKLVAAKSPRNSSVDAYLYWERDMLCLGVSMIESSTANKLAFGAQTHTPTPMSRLFGPEDNYNTVNGVGLFEAEMYMSGMHGGHGGSKTSSFKRCLFLKHIGEASMIEILVTAIKTRPSPLCYLHLLQGGGAVCDVAADTTAFGCRDWDFACVVTGVWSRDQDGTEAVQAAVQWVYNVAAELLPLSSGVYGADLGPDPRDAALAAKAFGPNRPRLIRLKQISDPRKVLAYTCPLVKAPMAPTLIILVTGESCAGKDYCADTWVSVITSCASTKLTARVIAIGDTTKREYAEATGANLQRLLRDRRYKEQHRAALTAFFQEQLRHRPQLREEHFLNAVKDAMDMDVLLITGMRDKAPVAAFSHLVPSSRLLEVRIQASNETRRARGSCRISGDNDDGTECYPPSLLFHNDLTGNEAAKKFAQTHLLAFFHENLQRLASMVRPVPGFPRPGIEFRHVLDISQQPGGLGLCTSLLQAHFTGDWAKVDLVACCEVGGFVYASASALRVGASLALIREAGKLPPPTISVRKSSSHISSCASHDAGEKGIEVGLNIFPRGTSVVVVDDVLATGKTLCAVLQLLDEAGISADKVDVMVVAEFPIHRGRELLRRRGFGGARIQSLLVFDGA, encoded by the coding sequence ATGGCATTGACCACTCTTGAGTCCCTCAAACAGAGCCTTAGGCATAAGGCAACGACAACGTCATCATCCGCGAAGAGGCCGTTGTCTGACTCACAGTATAGTGCTGGCTTCGAGATCCTCTTAGGGAGTTCCGGATGGCTGACGTACCAAGACTTCATCATTCCTCAACTATCTGCACTGCTAGACCCTCTTGTTAACTCGGGTGTCCGGATCTCGGTGCTGGAAGTCGGACCCGGGCCTAAAAGCGTACTTGGATATTTGCCCAGCTATATGAGACGTAGCATCGGGAGATACTCTGCGTTTGAACCAAATGAACTGTTCGTTTTAAGGTTGAAGGAATGGCTTTACTCTACCTCGGGGACAGGGATCCCACTCCCCTGTCTAGAAAGCCCGCCTGACATCCATCGGATTCCATTTGTTGTGGACAGCAGCGCCAGCTTCGACGGTATGggtgacggcgccgacaagtTTAACGTCATCCTATTCTGCCATAGCATGTACGGCATGAAACCGAAAAGCAGTTTCATCAAACGGGCGCTGGAATTGCTTGTTGAGCGGCCAGGCAGCGGATTCGTGGTGGTTTTCCATCGCGAAGAGACCTTGCACCTCGACGGCTTGACGTGCCACCAAACGACTTCTTTCCCTACTGGAGTCACTCGCGTGGCGGATGACGACATGGTGCTCGACCGCTTTGCCCCTTTTATCGCAGGATTTGCCATGCAGGATGAGCACGCGGACAAGTCCACCCGAGCCGAGTGGCGCAAGGTGTGCCGCACTTTGGGCCATCGTGAGCAAGGCCGTCAAGACCAGCTCCTATTCAGCTCGCCCGAAATCATGGCGGCCTTTACTCGGCATGCGACAGCGCTCACAGAACTGACGTCGCAGGTGCCATTGGGATCCGGAGATGGAGCGAAAAACCGCCAGGCTCGCCTCCGCCGTCCGGCCTCCATCGTTAGGCCGACCGATATTCGACACGTGCAGCAGTGCGTCTGTTGGGCTTTGGATCACGGCGTCGGCCTGACCGTAATCAGCGGGGGTCATAGCGGCCATTGCCTCTGGCCCAACGTCGTCTCCATCGACATGGGCGCGTTTGACCAAGTACACATTGTCCAAGCCAGGGGCGAGGGAGGATCCGGACCTAACATCGACTCCGGTTTCTTGGTTGTTGCCCAGGCCGGCTGCAAGACCGGGGACATTGTCCgcaaggccatggcagcgGGCCTGACTGTGCCCATGGGTGCGCGCCCAAGCCTAGGCGCAGGGCTGTGGCTACAGGGCGGTATTGGGCACCTGGCTCGGCTTCATGGACTCGCGTGCGATGCCATCGTTGGTGCCGTCATGGTCAGCGTCGCCAATGGTCGCGTCCTCTGCATCGGCAGGGTGCCTAGCCAACACCGGCCGATCGATGCTGTGTGTCCGGATAACGAAGACGATCTATTATGGGCGATGAAAGGAGCTGGGACCAACTTTGGTGTCGTAATAAGCGTTACTTTCAAGGCTTGCCTGGCTCCAGTCTACTCGATCCGAAATTGGGTTATTCCACTAAGCGACAGGCGCGAAGCGCAACTCAAACTAGGTGATTTCGATAAATTGGTCGCCGCCAAGTCCCCGCGAAATTCTTCTGTAGATGCGTATCTCTATTGGGAAAGGGACATGCTGTGCCTCGGCGTTTCCATGATCGAATCTTCCACAGCTAATAAGCTTGCCTTCGGAGCGCAGACACACACGCCCACGCCCATGAGTAGACTTTTTGGACCCGAAGACAATTACAATACTGTGAATGGCGTCGGTTTGTTTGAGGCGGAAATGTATATGTCTGGCATGCATGGTGGGCATGGCGGCAGCAAGACCTCGTCATTCAAGCGATGCTTGTTCCTCAAACATATCGGGGAAGCCAGCATGATCGAAATCTTGGTGACAGCAATTAAGACTCGTCCCTCGCCGCTCTGCTATCTCCATCTTCTGCAAGGCGGCGGAGCAGTCTGCGACGTAGCAGCTGACACCACTGCTTTCGGTTGTCGCGACTGGGATTTTGCTTGCGTTGTGACTGGCGTCTGGTCCCGCGACCAAGATGGAACCGAAGCTGTTCAAGCTGCCGTACAATGGGTGTACAACGTCGCCGCAGAGTTATTGCCCTTGAGCAGCGGGGTCTACGGTGCCGACCTGGGGCCGGACCCCAGAGATGCCGCTTTGGCAGCCAAAGCTTTCGGTCCAAACCGGCCGCGCCTGATCCGCCTCAAGCAGATCTCGGATCCGCGAAAGGTCCTGGCTTACACTTGTCCACTAGTCAAAGCACCAATGGCGCCGACGCTCATCATTCTCGTTACTGGCGAAAGCTGCGCAGGCAAGGATTATTGCGCCGACACCTGGGTCTCCGTCATCACCAGCTGTGCCTCCACGAAGCTCACAGCACGCGTAATCGCCATCGGCGACACGACCAAGCGAGAATATGCAGAGGCTACTGGGGCCAATCTCCAGCGCCTGCTTCGGGACCGACGCTACAAAGAACAACACCGGGCTGCGTTGACGGCATTCTTCCAGGAACAGCTACGCCATCGACCTCAGCTGCGGGAGGAGCATTTTCTAAATGCGGTGAAAGACGCCATGGATATGGACGTGCTGCTCATCACAGGAATGAGGGACAAGGCACCCGTCGCAGCCTTTTCGCACTTGGTGCCAAGCAGCAGACTGCTCGAGGTCAGAATTCAAGCTAGTAATGAAACGCGACGGGCTCGTGGAAGCTGCCGAATCAGCGgcgacaatgacgacggcaCGGAGTGCTACCCACCCAGTTTGCTCTTCCACAATGATTTGACTGGCAATGAGGCGGCCAAGAAATTTGCCCAAACCCATCTGCTTGCCTTCTTCCACGAGAACCTACAGCGACTGGCCAGCATGGTACGCCCAGTGCCTGGCTTCCCACGTCCAGGTATCGAATTCCGCCACGTGCTTGACATCTCTCAGCAGCCAGGCGGGCTGGGCTTGTGCACGTCCCTGCTGCAAGCTCACTTCACGGGTGACTGGGCCAAAGTTGATTTGGTAGCGTGTTGCGAGGTTGGCGGCTTTGTCTATGCGTCAGCCTCAGCCTTGCGTGTCGGCGCGTCCCTGGCCTTGATTCGCGAAGCTGGCAAactccctcctcccacgATTTCCGTCCGCAAATCATCGTCACACATCTCATCCTGCGCCTCTCACGATGCGGGGGAGAAAGGGATAGAGGTGGGCCTAAACATATTCCCAAGAGGCACGTCCGTCGTCGTGGTGGACGATGTGCTTGCCACTGGGAAGACGCTTTGTGCGGTGCTGCAGCTTCTAGACGAAGCCGGAATCAGTGCTGACAAGGTCGACGTCATGGTTGTGGCAGAGTTCCCTATTCACCGCGGCCGGGAACTATTGCGTCGGCGCGGCTTTGGAGGAGCCAGGATCCAGAGCCTGTTGGTCTTTGACGGTGCTTGA